Proteins co-encoded in one Verrucomicrobiota bacterium genomic window:
- a CDS encoding DUF420 domain-containing protein yields MTLTDLPALNACLNGTSLVLLLCGWRFIKQGRKEAHRNCMLAALVVSTLFLASYVTYHVGMQRLHGAAHTKFLNPEWFRPIYLIILVTHLIAAMAIVPMVLMTLTRALRERFDAHKRIARWTWPLWVYVSATGVVIYLLLYQIFPQR; encoded by the coding sequence ATGACCTTGACCGACCTCCCCGCGCTGAACGCCTGCCTCAACGGCACCAGCCTCGTCCTGCTCCTGTGCGGCTGGCGCTTCATCAAGCAGGGACGCAAGGAGGCGCACCGCAACTGCATGCTCGCCGCGCTCGTGGTCTCCACGCTTTTCCTCGCGAGCTACGTGACCTACCACGTCGGGATGCAACGCCTGCACGGCGCCGCGCACACCAAGTTCCTCAACCCCGAGTGGTTCCGCCCCATCTACCTGATCATCCTCGTCACGCACCTGATCGCCGCGATGGCCATCGTGCCCATGGTGCTCATGACCCTCACCCGCGCCCTGCGCGAACGCTTCGACGCCCACAAACGCATCGCCCGCTGGACCTGGCCCCTCTGGGTTTACGTCTCCGCCACCGGCGTCGTGATCTACCTGCTGCTCTACCAGATTTTCCCACAGCGCTGA